One genomic region from Rosa rugosa chromosome 1, drRosRugo1.1, whole genome shotgun sequence encodes:
- the LOC133732852 gene encoding G-type lectin S-receptor-like serine/threonine-protein kinase B120 translates to MGELFLYLVTFLLYVIFPFCSSQDNLVPEKSINANQTLTSSIETFALGFFSPEHSTNYFLGIWYNTVPNTAIIWVANRESPLASPGVFTLGDDGDLVVLDEARKVKVWSSNVPVSAAARNGTTSLLMDTGNLVLRFGGDALWESSDHPSDTMLPGMKISLNKKTGQQRRFTSWAELHDPQPGKFILGIDPKRSWTAFYLEGKCFLCVKDPGGSLKRSLVIAVVQQQQG, encoded by the exons ATGGGGGAGCTGTTTCTTTATCTTGTTACCTTTCTATTATATGTTATCTTTCCATTCTGTAGCAGCCAGGACAACTTAGTACCAGAGAAATCTATCAATGCAAACCAGACCTTAACTTCTTCCATTGAGACCTTTGCATTAGGCTTTTTCAGTCCTGAACATTCTACCAATTACTTCCTTGGTATATGGTACAACACAGTCCCAAACACAGCAATAATATGGGTTGCTAACAGAGAATCCCCACTTGCTTCTCCGGGTGTTTTCACACTTGGTGACGATGGAGATCTGGTGGTGTTGGATGAGGCTCGTAAAGTTAAGGTCTGGTCATCTAATGTACCGGTATCTGCTGCTGCAAGGAATGGCACAACAAGTTTACTAATGGATACTGGAAAccttgttttgagatttggagGAGACGCCTTGTGGGAGAGCTCCGATCATCCCTCGGATACAATGTTGCCTGGCATGAAGATTAGCTTGAACAAAAAGACTGGCCAACAAAGGCGCTTTACATCCTGGGCAGAACTTCATGATCCACAGCCTGGAAAGTTCATCTTAGGCATTGATCCTAAAAGGTCCTGGACAGCTTTTTATCTGGAAGGAAAATGCTTCTTAT GTGTTAAGGATCCTGGTGGTTCCTTGAAGAGGTCTCTTGTAATTGCAGTAGTCCAGCAACAGCAGGGTTGA
- the LOC133732860 gene encoding cysteine-rich receptor-like protein kinase 44 — protein MFLASIPALREQEMKKDEDDNTSLSSFYLVSHITLIPSAFYTNGSHFTDNETSHAGRAHEGAPYVGRIPAAPTIVIVIVSVTAGLLTILISYYVWRKSLAKGRKRSQTIISFNDGDGENDTELPLFNFKSILVATNNFCEANKLGEGGFGPVYKGILPRNKEVAMKRLSKKSGQGHQEFVNELKLIAKLQHTNLVRLLGCCSEEEEMILVYEYMPNRSLDKFLFDPMENTKLDWGKRFRIIEGIAQGVLYIHKHSRLKIIHRDLKESNVLLDEEMKPKISDFGMAKIFEKNQIEANTKRIVGTYGYMSPEYARFGHFSEKSDVFSLGVLLLEIVSGKRNAALYRFEHPLTLAGWAWKLWKEGRGMKVIDASVRETCVPHEALRCIHLAFLCVQEDPADRPTMATVILMLGNESTSLPLSKEPAFTAHSNSGAHGSCPASINFSNNAITISIPEGR, from the exons ATGTTCCTCGCAAGCATTCCGGCACTTCGTGAACAAgaaatgaagaaagatgaagatGATAACACGAGCCTTAGCTCTTTTTACCTTGTTTCGCATATTACATTAATACCCTCGGCTTTCTACACTAACGGCAGCCATTTTACTGATAACGAAA CAAGCCACGCGGGACGGGCCCACGAGGGCGCACCCTACGTAGGGCGTATTCCAGCCGCTCCCACTATTGTAATAGTAATAGTATCAGTAACAGCAGGATTGCTTACAATACTTATTTCATACTATGTATGGAGGAAAAGTTTGGCAAAAGGAAG GAAGCGTAGTCAGACCATAATTAGTTTTAATGATggagatggagaaaatgataCAGAATTACCGCTTTTTAACTTCAAGAGTATATTAGTTGCTACAAACAATTTCTGTGAAGCTAATAAACTTGGAGAGGGGGGATTTGGCCCTGTTTATAAG GGGATTTTGCCTAGAAATAAAGAAGTAGCCATGAAAAGATTGTCAAAGAAGTCTGGGCAAGGACATCAAGAATTCGTTAATGAGTTAAAGCTTATAGCCAAGCTCCAACATACCAATCTTGTTAGGCTCTTGGGTTGCTGTAGTGAAGAGGAGGAAATGATATTGGTTTATGAGTATATGCCCAATCGAAGTTTGGACAAATTTTTGTTTG ATCCAATGGAAAACACAAAATTGGATTGGGGTAAACGCTTTCGAATTATAGAAGGTATAGCTCAAGGAGTACTTTATATCCACAAGCACTCCAGATTGAAAATCATTCACAGAGATCTCAAAGAAAGCAATGTCCTATTGGATGAAGAAATGAAACCCAAAATCTCAGACTTTGGAATGGCAAAGATTTTCGAGAAAAACCAAATTGAAGCAAATACAAAAAGGATTGTTGGAACATA CGGCTACATGTCACCTGAGTATGCACGCTTTGGCCATTTCTCTGAAAAATCGGATGTATTTAGCTTAGGAGTGCTGCTGTTGGAGATTGTAAGTGGGAAGAGAAATGCTGCTTTGTATCGCTTTGAACATCCACTAACTCTTGCAGGATGG GCTTGGAAATTATGGAAAGAAGGTAGAGGAATGAAGGTGATTGATGCGTCTGTGAGGGAAACATGCGTGCCTCATGAAGCTTTAAGGTGTATCCATTTAGCATTTTTGTGCGTTCAAGAAGATCcagctgatcgaccaacaatgGCTACTGTAATTCTCATGTTGGGCAATGAATCCACATCACTTCCACTCTCCAAAGAACCTGCGTTTACAGCACATAGTAATTCCGGTGCTCATGGTTCCTGTCCAGCATCTATCAATTTTTCCAACAATGCAATCACCATTAGTATCCCCGAAGGTCGATAA